In a genomic window of Phycodurus eques isolate BA_2022a chromosome 2, UOR_Pequ_1.1, whole genome shotgun sequence:
- the LOC133397239 gene encoding tropomyosin alpha-1 chain isoform X6, with amino-acid sequence MDAIKKKMQMLKLDKENGLDRAEQAESDKKAAEDRSKQLEDDLLALQKKLKSTEDELDKYSEALKDAQEKLELAEKKATDAEGDVASLNRRIQLVEEELDRAQERLATALTKLEEAEKAADESERGMKVIENRAMKDEEKMELQEIQLKEAKHIAEEADRKYEEVARKLVIIESDLERTEERAELSESKCSELEEELKTVQNNLKSLEAQAEKYSQKEDKYEEEIKVLTDKLKEAETRAEFAERSVAKLEKTIDDLEDHLHKQLEKKRLLTNELRVALNEA; translated from the exons ATGGATGCCATCAAGAAGAAGATGCAGATGCTCAAGCTCGACAAGGAGAATGGCTTGGACAGAGCTGAGCAGGCCGAGTCGGACAAGAAGGCGGCTGAGGACAGGAGCAAACAG CTTGAGGATGACCTGCTGGCACTGCAGAAGAAGCTGAAGTCAACAGAGGATGAGTTGGACAAATACTCCGAAGCCCTGAAGGATGCCCAGGAAAAACTGGAGCTGGCTGAGAAGAAAGCCACAGAC GCTGAGGGCGATGTCGCCTCCCTGAACAGACGCATCCAGCTGGTCGAGGAGGAGTTGGACCGTGCCCAGGAGCGTCTCGCCACGGCTCTGACCAAGCTGGAGGAGGCTGAGAAGGCTGCTGATGAGAGCGAGAG AGGCATGAAGGTTATTGAGAACAGGGCGATGAAAGATGAGGAGAAGATGGAGCTGCAAGAGATCCAGTTAAAGGAGGCCAAGCACATCGCTGAGGAGGCTGACCGCAAATACGAGGAG GTGGCCCGTAAGCTTGTGATCATTGAGAGCGATTTGGAACGTACAGAGGAGCGCGCCGAGCTCTCTGAGAG CAAATGTTCTGAGCTTGAGGAGGAACTGAAGACCGTGCAGAACAACCTGAAGTCTCTGGAGGCTCAGGCAGAGAAG TACTCTCAGAAGGAGGACAAGTACGAGGAGGAGATCAAGGTTCTTACAGACAAACTGAAGGAG GCTGAGACCCGTGCTGAGTTTGCCGAGCGATCAGTCGCCAAGCTTGAGAAGACCATTGATGACCTAGAAG ACCACCTTCACAAGCAGCTCGAGAAAAAACGTCTTCTCACCAACGAGCTGCGGGTAGCCTTAAATGAGGCCTGA
- the LOC133397239 gene encoding tropomyosin alpha-4 chain isoform X8 yields the protein MAGGSSLEAVKKKIKSLQEQADAAEDRAALLQRELNLERSAREAAEGDVASLNRRIQLVEEELDRAQERLATALTKLEEAEKAADESERGMKVIENRAMKDEEKMELQEIQLKEAKHIAEEADRKYEEVARKLVIIESDLERTEERAELSESKCSELEEELKTVQNNLKSLEAQAEKYSQKEDKYEEEIKVLTDKLKEAETRAEFAERSVAKLEKTIDDLEDKLNRAKEEDLSVKQLLDQTLREICDI from the exons ATGGCCGGTGGAAGCTCCTTGGAAGCGGTGAAGAAGAAAATCAAGTCGTTGCAAGAGCAGGCGGATGCGGCGGAAGACCGGGCTGCCTTACTCCAGCGGGAGCTCAACCTGGAGCGGAGCGCGAGGGAAGCA GCTGAGGGCGATGTCGCCTCCCTGAACAGACGCATCCAGCTGGTCGAGGAGGAGTTGGACCGTGCCCAGGAGCGTCTCGCCACGGCTCTGACCAAGCTGGAGGAGGCTGAGAAGGCTGCTGATGAGAGCGAGAG AGGCATGAAGGTTATTGAGAACAGGGCGATGAAAGATGAGGAGAAGATGGAGCTGCAAGAGATCCAGTTAAAGGAGGCCAAGCACATCGCTGAGGAGGCTGACCGCAAATACGAGGAG GTGGCCCGTAAGCTTGTGATCATTGAGAGCGATTTGGAACGTACAGAGGAGCGCGCCGAGCTCTCTGAGAG CAAATGTTCTGAGCTTGAGGAGGAACTGAAGACCGTGCAGAACAACCTGAAGTCTCTGGAGGCTCAGGCAGAGAAG TACTCTCAGAAGGAGGACAAGTACGAGGAGGAGATCAAGGTTCTTACAGACAAACTGAAGGAG GCTGAGACCCGTGCTGAGTTTGCCGAGCGATCAGTCGCCAAGCTTGAGAAGACCATTGATGACCTAGAAG ATAAACTCAATCGTGCTAAAGAAGAGGACCTGAGCGTAAAGCAGTTGCTGGATCAGACTCTAAGGGAGATCTGTGACATTTGA
- the LOC133397239 gene encoding tropomyosin alpha-1 chain isoform X9, which produces MAGGSSLEAVKKKIKSLQEQADAAEDRAALLQRELNLERSAREAAEGDVASLNRRIQLVEEELDRAQERLATALTKLEEAEKAADESERGMKVIENRAMKDEEKMELQEIQLKEAKHIAEEADRKYEEVARKLVIIESDLERTEERAELSESKCSELEEELKTVQNNLKSLEAQAEKYSQKEDKYEEEIKVLTDKLKEAETRAEFAERSVAKLEKTIDDLEDELYAQKLKYKAISEELDHALNDMTSM; this is translated from the exons ATGGCCGGTGGAAGCTCCTTGGAAGCGGTGAAGAAGAAAATCAAGTCGTTGCAAGAGCAGGCGGATGCGGCGGAAGACCGGGCTGCCTTACTCCAGCGGGAGCTCAACCTGGAGCGGAGCGCGAGGGAAGCA GCTGAGGGCGATGTCGCCTCCCTGAACAGACGCATCCAGCTGGTCGAGGAGGAGTTGGACCGTGCCCAGGAGCGTCTCGCCACGGCTCTGACCAAGCTGGAGGAGGCTGAGAAGGCTGCTGATGAGAGCGAGAG AGGCATGAAGGTTATTGAGAACAGGGCGATGAAAGATGAGGAGAAGATGGAGCTGCAAGAGATCCAGTTAAAGGAGGCCAAGCACATCGCTGAGGAGGCTGACCGCAAATACGAGGAG GTGGCCCGTAAGCTTGTGATCATTGAGAGCGATTTGGAACGTACAGAGGAGCGCGCCGAGCTCTCTGAGAG CAAATGTTCTGAGCTTGAGGAGGAACTGAAGACCGTGCAGAACAACCTGAAGTCTCTGGAGGCTCAGGCAGAGAAG TACTCTCAGAAGGAGGACAAGTACGAGGAGGAGATCAAGGTTCTTACAGACAAACTGAAGGAG GCTGAGACCCGTGCTGAGTTTGCCGAGCGATCAGTCGCCAAGCTTGAGAAGACCATTGATGACCTAGAAG ATGAGCTGTATGCCCAGAAACTGAAGTACAAGGCCATCAGCGAGGAGCTGGACCACGCCCTCAACGACATGACTTCCATGTAA
- the LOC133397239 gene encoding tropomyosin alpha-1 chain isoform X5: MDAIKKKMQMLKLDKENGLDRAEQAESDKKAAEDRSKQLEDDLLALQKKLKSTEDELDKYSEALKDAQEKLELAEKKATDAEGDVASLNRRIQLVEEELDRAQERLATALTKLEEAEKAADESERGMKVIENRAMKDEEKMELQEIQLKEAKHIAEEADRKYEEVARKLVIIESDLERTEERAELSESKCSELEEELKTVQNNLKSLEAQAEKYSQKEDKYEEEIKVLTDKLKEAETRAEFAERSVAKLEKTIDDLEDELYAQKLKYKAISEELDHALNDMTSI; this comes from the exons ATGGATGCCATCAAGAAGAAGATGCAGATGCTCAAGCTCGACAAGGAGAATGGCTTGGACAGAGCTGAGCAGGCCGAGTCGGACAAGAAGGCGGCTGAGGACAGGAGCAAACAG CTTGAGGATGACCTGCTGGCACTGCAGAAGAAGCTGAAGTCAACAGAGGATGAGTTGGACAAATACTCCGAAGCCCTGAAGGATGCCCAGGAAAAACTGGAGCTGGCTGAGAAGAAAGCCACAGAC GCTGAGGGCGATGTCGCCTCCCTGAACAGACGCATCCAGCTGGTCGAGGAGGAGTTGGACCGTGCCCAGGAGCGTCTCGCCACGGCTCTGACCAAGCTGGAGGAGGCTGAGAAGGCTGCTGATGAGAGCGAGAG AGGCATGAAGGTTATTGAGAACAGGGCGATGAAAGATGAGGAGAAGATGGAGCTGCAAGAGATCCAGTTAAAGGAGGCCAAGCACATCGCTGAGGAGGCTGACCGCAAATACGAGGAG GTGGCCCGTAAGCTTGTGATCATTGAGAGCGATTTGGAACGTACAGAGGAGCGCGCCGAGCTCTCTGAGAG CAAATGTTCTGAGCTTGAGGAGGAACTGAAGACCGTGCAGAACAACCTGAAGTCTCTGGAGGCTCAGGCAGAGAAG TACTCTCAGAAGGAGGACAAGTACGAGGAGGAGATCAAGGTTCTTACAGACAAACTGAAGGAG GCTGAGACCCGTGCTGAGTTTGCCGAGCGATCAGTCGCCAAGCTTGAGAAGACCATTGATGACCTAGAAG ATGAGCTGTATGCCCAGAAACTGAAGTACAAGGCCATCAGCGAGGAGCTGGACCACGCCCTCAACGACATGACTTCCAT ATAA
- the LOC133397239 gene encoding tropomyosin alpha-4 chain isoform X10, which yields MAGGSSLEAVKKKIKSLQEQADAAEDRAALLQRELNLERSAREAAEGDVASLNRRIQLVEEELDRAQERLATALTKLEEAEKAADESERGMKVIENRAMKDEEKMELQEIQLKEAKHIAEEADRKYEEVARKLVIIESDLERTEERAELSESKCSELEEELKTVQNNLKSLEAQAEKYSQKEDKYEEEIKVLTDKLKEAETRAEFAERSVAKLEKTIDDLEDHLHKQLEKKRLLTNELRVALNEA from the exons ATGGCCGGTGGAAGCTCCTTGGAAGCGGTGAAGAAGAAAATCAAGTCGTTGCAAGAGCAGGCGGATGCGGCGGAAGACCGGGCTGCCTTACTCCAGCGGGAGCTCAACCTGGAGCGGAGCGCGAGGGAAGCA GCTGAGGGCGATGTCGCCTCCCTGAACAGACGCATCCAGCTGGTCGAGGAGGAGTTGGACCGTGCCCAGGAGCGTCTCGCCACGGCTCTGACCAAGCTGGAGGAGGCTGAGAAGGCTGCTGATGAGAGCGAGAG AGGCATGAAGGTTATTGAGAACAGGGCGATGAAAGATGAGGAGAAGATGGAGCTGCAAGAGATCCAGTTAAAGGAGGCCAAGCACATCGCTGAGGAGGCTGACCGCAAATACGAGGAG GTGGCCCGTAAGCTTGTGATCATTGAGAGCGATTTGGAACGTACAGAGGAGCGCGCCGAGCTCTCTGAGAG CAAATGTTCTGAGCTTGAGGAGGAACTGAAGACCGTGCAGAACAACCTGAAGTCTCTGGAGGCTCAGGCAGAGAAG TACTCTCAGAAGGAGGACAAGTACGAGGAGGAGATCAAGGTTCTTACAGACAAACTGAAGGAG GCTGAGACCCGTGCTGAGTTTGCCGAGCGATCAGTCGCCAAGCTTGAGAAGACCATTGATGACCTAGAAG ACCACCTTCACAAGCAGCTCGAGAAAAAACGTCTTCTCACCAACGAGCTGCGGGTAGCCTTAAATGAGGCCTGA
- the LOC133397239 gene encoding tropomyosin alpha-4 chain isoform X7, translated as MAGGSSLEAVKKKIKSLQEQADAAEDRAALLQRELNLERSAREAAEGDVASLNRRIQLVEEELDRAQERLATALTKLEEAEKAADESERGMKVIENRAMKDEEKMELQEIQLKEAKHIAEEADRKYEEVARKLVIIESDLERTEERAELSESKCSELEEELKTVQNNLKSLEAQAEKYSQKEDKYEEEIKVLTDKLKEAETRAEFAERSVAKLEKTIDDLEAKCVHLRSTCWFLIISFLCSAAPIYCFLSCLYCPLLPLSATTHLFISHAHTL; from the exons ATGGCCGGTGGAAGCTCCTTGGAAGCGGTGAAGAAGAAAATCAAGTCGTTGCAAGAGCAGGCGGATGCGGCGGAAGACCGGGCTGCCTTACTCCAGCGGGAGCTCAACCTGGAGCGGAGCGCGAGGGAAGCA GCTGAGGGCGATGTCGCCTCCCTGAACAGACGCATCCAGCTGGTCGAGGAGGAGTTGGACCGTGCCCAGGAGCGTCTCGCCACGGCTCTGACCAAGCTGGAGGAGGCTGAGAAGGCTGCTGATGAGAGCGAGAG AGGCATGAAGGTTATTGAGAACAGGGCGATGAAAGATGAGGAGAAGATGGAGCTGCAAGAGATCCAGTTAAAGGAGGCCAAGCACATCGCTGAGGAGGCTGACCGCAAATACGAGGAG GTGGCCCGTAAGCTTGTGATCATTGAGAGCGATTTGGAACGTACAGAGGAGCGCGCCGAGCTCTCTGAGAG CAAATGTTCTGAGCTTGAGGAGGAACTGAAGACCGTGCAGAACAACCTGAAGTCTCTGGAGGCTCAGGCAGAGAAG TACTCTCAGAAGGAGGACAAGTACGAGGAGGAGATCAAGGTTCTTACAGACAAACTGAAGGAG GCTGAGACCCGTGCTGAGTTTGCCGAGCGATCAGTCGCCAAGCTTGAGAAGACCATTGATGACCTAGAAG CTAAATGTGTACATCTCAGAAGCACATGCTGGTTCCTCATCATCTCTTTCCTGTGCAGCGCTGCCCCAATTTACTGTTTTCTATCCTGTCTCTACTGCCCACTACTGCCACTTTCTGCCACCACCCATTTGTTCATCTCTCATGCGCACACCCTTTGA
- the LOC133397239 gene encoding tropomyosin alpha-1 chain isoform X3 → MDAIKKKMQMLKLDKENGLDRAEQAESDKKAAEDRSKQLEDDLLALQKKLKSTEDELDKYSEALKDAQEKLELAEKKATDAEGDVASLNRRIQLVEEELDRAQERLATALTKLEEAEKAADESERGMKVIENRAMKDEEKMELQEIQLKEAKHIAEEADRKYEEVARKLVIIESDLERTEERAELSESKCSELEEELKTVQNNLKSLEAQAEKYSQKEDKYEEEIKVLTDKLKEAETRAEFAERSVAKLEKTIDDLEDKLNRAKEEDLSVKQLLDQTLREICDI, encoded by the exons ATGGATGCCATCAAGAAGAAGATGCAGATGCTCAAGCTCGACAAGGAGAATGGCTTGGACAGAGCTGAGCAGGCCGAGTCGGACAAGAAGGCGGCTGAGGACAGGAGCAAACAG CTTGAGGATGACCTGCTGGCACTGCAGAAGAAGCTGAAGTCAACAGAGGATGAGTTGGACAAATACTCCGAAGCCCTGAAGGATGCCCAGGAAAAACTGGAGCTGGCTGAGAAGAAAGCCACAGAC GCTGAGGGCGATGTCGCCTCCCTGAACAGACGCATCCAGCTGGTCGAGGAGGAGTTGGACCGTGCCCAGGAGCGTCTCGCCACGGCTCTGACCAAGCTGGAGGAGGCTGAGAAGGCTGCTGATGAGAGCGAGAG AGGCATGAAGGTTATTGAGAACAGGGCGATGAAAGATGAGGAGAAGATGGAGCTGCAAGAGATCCAGTTAAAGGAGGCCAAGCACATCGCTGAGGAGGCTGACCGCAAATACGAGGAG GTGGCCCGTAAGCTTGTGATCATTGAGAGCGATTTGGAACGTACAGAGGAGCGCGCCGAGCTCTCTGAGAG CAAATGTTCTGAGCTTGAGGAGGAACTGAAGACCGTGCAGAACAACCTGAAGTCTCTGGAGGCTCAGGCAGAGAAG TACTCTCAGAAGGAGGACAAGTACGAGGAGGAGATCAAGGTTCTTACAGACAAACTGAAGGAG GCTGAGACCCGTGCTGAGTTTGCCGAGCGATCAGTCGCCAAGCTTGAGAAGACCATTGATGACCTAGAAG ATAAACTCAATCGTGCTAAAGAAGAGGACCTGAGCGTAAAGCAGTTGCTGGATCAGACTCTAAGGGAGATCTGTGACATTTGA
- the LOC133397239 gene encoding tropomyosin alpha-1 chain isoform X1, producing MDAIKKKMQMLKLDKENGLDRAEQAESDKKAAEDRSKQLEDDLLALQKKLKSTEDELDKYSEALKDAQEKLELAEKKATDAEGDVASLNRRIQLVEEELDRAQERLATALTKLEEAEKAADESERGMKVIENRAMKDEEKMELQEIQLKEAKHIAEEADRKYEEVARKLVIIESDLERTEERAELSESKCSELEEELKTVQNNLKSLEAQAEKYSQKEDKYEEEIKVLTDKLKEAETRAEFAERSVAKLEKTIDDLEAKCVHLRSTCWFLIISFLCSAAPIYCFLSCLYCPLLPLSATTHLFISHAHTL from the exons ATGGATGCCATCAAGAAGAAGATGCAGATGCTCAAGCTCGACAAGGAGAATGGCTTGGACAGAGCTGAGCAGGCCGAGTCGGACAAGAAGGCGGCTGAGGACAGGAGCAAACAG CTTGAGGATGACCTGCTGGCACTGCAGAAGAAGCTGAAGTCAACAGAGGATGAGTTGGACAAATACTCCGAAGCCCTGAAGGATGCCCAGGAAAAACTGGAGCTGGCTGAGAAGAAAGCCACAGAC GCTGAGGGCGATGTCGCCTCCCTGAACAGACGCATCCAGCTGGTCGAGGAGGAGTTGGACCGTGCCCAGGAGCGTCTCGCCACGGCTCTGACCAAGCTGGAGGAGGCTGAGAAGGCTGCTGATGAGAGCGAGAG AGGCATGAAGGTTATTGAGAACAGGGCGATGAAAGATGAGGAGAAGATGGAGCTGCAAGAGATCCAGTTAAAGGAGGCCAAGCACATCGCTGAGGAGGCTGACCGCAAATACGAGGAG GTGGCCCGTAAGCTTGTGATCATTGAGAGCGATTTGGAACGTACAGAGGAGCGCGCCGAGCTCTCTGAGAG CAAATGTTCTGAGCTTGAGGAGGAACTGAAGACCGTGCAGAACAACCTGAAGTCTCTGGAGGCTCAGGCAGAGAAG TACTCTCAGAAGGAGGACAAGTACGAGGAGGAGATCAAGGTTCTTACAGACAAACTGAAGGAG GCTGAGACCCGTGCTGAGTTTGCCGAGCGATCAGTCGCCAAGCTTGAGAAGACCATTGATGACCTAGAAG CTAAATGTGTACATCTCAGAAGCACATGCTGGTTCCTCATCATCTCTTTCCTGTGCAGCGCTGCCCCAATTTACTGTTTTCTATCCTGTCTCTACTGCCCACTACTGCCACTTTCTGCCACCACCCATTTGTTCATCTCTCATGCGCACACCCTTTGA
- the LOC133397239 gene encoding tropomyosin alpha-1 chain isoform X4, translating into MDAIKKKMQMLKLDKENGLDRAEQAESDKKAAEDRSKQLEDDLLALQKKLKSTEDELDKYSEALKDAQEKLELAEKKATDAEGDVASLNRRIQLVEEELDRAQERLATALTKLEEAEKAADESERGMKVIENRAMKDEEKMELQEIQLKEAKHIAEEADRKYEEVARKLVIIESDLERTEERAELSESKCSELEEELKTVQNNLKSLEAQAEKYSQKEDKYEEEIKVLTDKLKEAETRAEFAERSVAKLEKTIDDLEDELYAQKLKYKAISEELDHALNDMTSI; encoded by the exons ATGGATGCCATCAAGAAGAAGATGCAGATGCTCAAGCTCGACAAGGAGAATGGCTTGGACAGAGCTGAGCAGGCCGAGTCGGACAAGAAGGCGGCTGAGGACAGGAGCAAACAG CTTGAGGATGACCTGCTGGCACTGCAGAAGAAGCTGAAGTCAACAGAGGATGAGTTGGACAAATACTCCGAAGCCCTGAAGGATGCCCAGGAAAAACTGGAGCTGGCTGAGAAGAAAGCCACAGAC GCTGAGGGCGATGTCGCCTCCCTGAACAGACGCATCCAGCTGGTCGAGGAGGAGTTGGACCGTGCCCAGGAGCGTCTCGCCACGGCTCTGACCAAGCTGGAGGAGGCTGAGAAGGCTGCTGATGAGAGCGAGAG AGGCATGAAGGTTATTGAGAACAGGGCGATGAAAGATGAGGAGAAGATGGAGCTGCAAGAGATCCAGTTAAAGGAGGCCAAGCACATCGCTGAGGAGGCTGACCGCAAATACGAGGAG GTGGCCCGTAAGCTTGTGATCATTGAGAGCGATTTGGAACGTACAGAGGAGCGCGCCGAGCTCTCTGAGAG CAAATGTTCTGAGCTTGAGGAGGAACTGAAGACCGTGCAGAACAACCTGAAGTCTCTGGAGGCTCAGGCAGAGAAG TACTCTCAGAAGGAGGACAAGTACGAGGAGGAGATCAAGGTTCTTACAGACAAACTGAAGGAG GCTGAGACCCGTGCTGAGTTTGCCGAGCGATCAGTCGCCAAGCTTGAGAAGACCATTGATGACCTAGAAG ATGAGCTGTATGCCCAGAAACTGAAGTACAAGGCCATCAGCGAGGAGCTGGACCACGCCCTCAACGACATGACTTCCAT CTAA
- the LOC133397239 gene encoding tropomyosin alpha-1 chain isoform X2, producing the protein MDAIKKKMQMLKLDKENGLDRAEQAESDKKAAEDRSKQLEDDLLALQKKLKSTEDELDKYSEALKDAQEKLELAEKKATDAEGDVASLNRRIQLVEEELDRAQERLATALTKLEEAEKAADESERGMKVIENRAMKDEEKMELQEIQLKEAKHIAEEADRKYEEVARKLVIIESDLERTEERAELSESKCSELEEELKTVQNNLKSLEAQAEKYSQKEDKYEEEIKVLTDKLKEAETRAEFAERSVAKLEKTIDDLEDELYAQKLKYKAISEELDHALNDMTSIPPSQAAREKTSSHQRAAGSLK; encoded by the exons ATGGATGCCATCAAGAAGAAGATGCAGATGCTCAAGCTCGACAAGGAGAATGGCTTGGACAGAGCTGAGCAGGCCGAGTCGGACAAGAAGGCGGCTGAGGACAGGAGCAAACAG CTTGAGGATGACCTGCTGGCACTGCAGAAGAAGCTGAAGTCAACAGAGGATGAGTTGGACAAATACTCCGAAGCCCTGAAGGATGCCCAGGAAAAACTGGAGCTGGCTGAGAAGAAAGCCACAGAC GCTGAGGGCGATGTCGCCTCCCTGAACAGACGCATCCAGCTGGTCGAGGAGGAGTTGGACCGTGCCCAGGAGCGTCTCGCCACGGCTCTGACCAAGCTGGAGGAGGCTGAGAAGGCTGCTGATGAGAGCGAGAG AGGCATGAAGGTTATTGAGAACAGGGCGATGAAAGATGAGGAGAAGATGGAGCTGCAAGAGATCCAGTTAAAGGAGGCCAAGCACATCGCTGAGGAGGCTGACCGCAAATACGAGGAG GTGGCCCGTAAGCTTGTGATCATTGAGAGCGATTTGGAACGTACAGAGGAGCGCGCCGAGCTCTCTGAGAG CAAATGTTCTGAGCTTGAGGAGGAACTGAAGACCGTGCAGAACAACCTGAAGTCTCTGGAGGCTCAGGCAGAGAAG TACTCTCAGAAGGAGGACAAGTACGAGGAGGAGATCAAGGTTCTTACAGACAAACTGAAGGAG GCTGAGACCCGTGCTGAGTTTGCCGAGCGATCAGTCGCCAAGCTTGAGAAGACCATTGATGACCTAGAAG ATGAGCTGTATGCCCAGAAACTGAAGTACAAGGCCATCAGCGAGGAGCTGGACCACGCCCTCAACGACATGACTTCCAT ACCACCTTCACAAGCAGCTCGAGAAAAAACGTCTTCTCACCAACGAGCTGCGGGTAGCCTTAAATGA